In the Clostridium sporogenes genome, one interval contains:
- a CDS encoding bifunctional 3,4-dihydroxy-2-butanone-4-phosphate synthase/GTP cyclohydrolase II: protein MSYKFNTIKEAIEDIRNGKIIVVVDDEDRENEGDLLMAAEKVTSEAVNFMAKEGRGLICTPVKKSRLEELEIQQMVHKNKDNFGTAFTVSVDAVGTSTGISALDRAFTVSKIVDPNSKPEDFLKPGHVFPLEAKEGGVLVRAGHTEAAVDMARLAGFSEAGVICEIMNEDGTMARVPQLMEFVKKHNLKIITIADLIEYRSREEKLIKALKPVKLPSKYGNFTAIGYENLITGEEHVALVKGDVKGKEPVIVRVHSECLTGDVFGSLRCDCGEQIAKALMKIEEEGKGVLVYMRQEGRGIGLLNKLKAYSLQDDGMDTIEANLALGFPEDLRDYGIGAQILKDLGMENIKLMTNNPKKISGLSGYGIQIVDRVPIDMGCKKENHNYLKTKKDKMGHLLDII, encoded by the coding sequence ATGAGTTATAAATTTAATACTATAAAAGAAGCTATAGAGGATATAAGAAACGGAAAGATTATTGTGGTTGTAGATGATGAAGATAGAGAAAATGAGGGAGATCTTTTAATGGCTGCAGAAAAAGTTACTTCAGAGGCTGTAAATTTTATGGCTAAAGAGGGAAGAGGTTTAATTTGTACTCCTGTAAAAAAGTCTAGATTAGAAGAGTTAGAGATACAGCAAATGGTACATAAAAATAAAGATAATTTTGGTACTGCTTTTACTGTATCAGTAGACGCAGTAGGAACATCTACAGGAATATCTGCATTGGATAGAGCTTTTACTGTGTCTAAAATAGTAGATCCAAATTCTAAACCAGAGGATTTTCTAAAACCAGGTCATGTATTTCCTCTAGAAGCTAAAGAGGGTGGTGTTTTAGTTAGAGCAGGGCATACAGAAGCGGCAGTAGATATGGCAAGGCTAGCGGGTTTTTCTGAAGCTGGAGTTATATGTGAAATAATGAATGAAGATGGAACTATGGCAAGAGTTCCACAACTTATGGAATTTGTAAAAAAACATAATTTGAAAATAATAACTATAGCAGATTTAATTGAATATAGAAGTAGAGAAGAAAAATTAATAAAAGCATTAAAGCCAGTAAAACTTCCTTCTAAATATGGAAATTTTACTGCTATAGGATATGAAAATTTAATAACTGGAGAAGAACATGTAGCTTTAGTAAAAGGAGATGTGAAAGGAAAAGAACCAGTAATTGTTAGAGTACATTCAGAGTGTTTAACTGGAGATGTATTTGGCTCTTTAAGGTGTGATTGTGGAGAGCAAATAGCTAAAGCTCTTATGAAAATTGAAGAAGAAGGAAAAGGTGTTTTAGTATACATGAGACAGGAGGGGAGAGGAATAGGTTTATTAAATAAACTAAAGGCTTATTCTCTTCAAGATGATGGTATGGATACTATAGAAGCGAACTTAGCTTTAGGATTTCCAGAAGATTTAAGAGATTATGGTATAGGAGCTCAGATATTAAAAGACTTAGGTATGGAAAATATAAAACTTATGACTAATAATCCTAAAAAAATATCTGGACTTTCAGGTTATGGTATACAAATAGTAGATAGAGTTCCTATAGATATGGGATGCAAAAAAGAAAATCACAATTATTTAAAAACTAAAAAAGATAAAATGGGACATTTGCTTGACATAATATAA
- the ribE gene encoding 6,7-dimethyl-8-ribityllumazine synthase codes for MKVYEGKLTAEGLKVGIIVSRFNEFITSKLLSGSIDCLKRHGAKEDNIEICWVPGAFEIPVVAKKMASKGKYDTVICLGAVIRGATPHFDYVSSEVSKGVANVALDKEVPIIFGVLTTDTIEQAIERAGTKAGNKGYDAAMSAIEMSNLIKVLD; via the coding sequence ATGAAAGTATATGAAGGAAAGTTAACAGCTGAAGGTTTAAAGGTAGGAATAATAGTTTCAAGGTTCAATGAATTTATAACATCAAAATTATTATCAGGATCTATAGATTGTTTAAAAAGACATGGAGCTAAAGAAGATAATATAGAAATATGTTGGGTACCAGGTGCTTTTGAAATACCTGTAGTTGCAAAGAAAATGGCATCAAAAGGTAAGTATGATACAGTAATTTGCTTAGGAGCAGTAATAAGGGGAGCAACACCTCATTTTGACTATGTATCTAGTGAAGTTTCAAAGGGAGTAGCTAATGTAGCATTGGATAAAGAAGTACCAATAATATTTGGAGTATTAACAACAGATACTATAGAGCAGGCTATAGAAAGAGCTGGTACAAAAGCAGGAAATAAAGGCTATGATGCAGCTATGTCTGCTATAGAAATGTCAAATTTAATAAAAGTTTTAGATTAA
- a CDS encoding TSUP family transporter has translation MFTILLLCFAGFLAAIIDAIAGGGGLITIPAYLMAGVPPHMALGTNKLCATCSSLTSCFNFAQSGKVNLKLFKILAPFSLLGAILGVHAVMIISSRCLNIIVLILLVLVALFTLFCKNVGLKNNFHGLNTKNIILGIVLSFALGFYTGFFGPGTGAFMMIGLIGVFKFDFIGASGNSKSLTTISNLASLILFAFNRQINYKLAIPVSIAMIIGAKLGTKIALNKGSKIIKPVFTTISLLVAIKVLYQAIA, from the coding sequence TTGTTTACTATTTTACTTCTATGTTTTGCAGGTTTTTTAGCCGCAATCATAGATGCCATAGCTGGCGGTGGAGGATTAATTACTATACCCGCTTATTTAATGGCGGGAGTTCCACCCCATATGGCTTTAGGCACAAACAAACTTTGTGCTACCTGTTCTTCATTAACAAGTTGTTTTAACTTTGCTCAATCTGGAAAAGTTAATTTAAAATTATTTAAAATATTAGCTCCATTTTCATTATTAGGTGCTATATTAGGCGTTCACGCTGTAATGATAATTAGCTCTAGATGTCTAAACATTATAGTACTAATTTTATTAGTTTTAGTAGCCTTATTCACTTTATTTTGTAAAAATGTAGGACTAAAAAATAATTTTCATGGACTAAACACAAAAAATATTATACTTGGAATAGTTTTATCCTTTGCTTTAGGTTTCTATACAGGTTTTTTTGGTCCTGGCACAGGAGCTTTTATGATGATAGGTTTAATTGGAGTTTTCAAATTTGATTTTATAGGTGCTAGTGGAAATTCAAAATCATTAACAACTATAAGTAATTTAGCTTCTTTAATATTATTTGCTTTTAATAGGCAAATAAACTATAAATTGGCCATACCAGTGTCTATAGCAATGATAATTGGTGCTAAACTTGGAACAAAAATAGCCTTAAACAAAGGTTCCAAAATAATCAAACCAGTTTTTACTACTATATCTCTTTTAGTAGCCATAAAAGTATTATACCAAGCCATTGCCTAA
- a CDS encoding LTA synthase family protein yields the protein MKKYKTYLYHYWDVILFFIIMLTKLLTYGNKLQLKYFKYSTILYPCIASILVVITLSLILKRKIRFIFLLLFNILISITIIGDLNYYRYFKDLFSLPVLINSFQLGSVGSSVLELFNIWDLVYILDILILIPLFFIIKKKGMLPKNNHKFNYKLIIIILIIAIPIEFINFYRLSQEQPRLISTMYNKVYIAEKLGVLNYHYIDFYSSSTNFIKRKLPASANKKEKINNVLEKKNTSYETSKYKGMYEGKNVILIQVEALQNFVINKKINNKEITPNLNKFLNKSLYFNNYFYQIASGSTSDAEFITNNSLHPASSGAAYFLYSGNHFNSLPSKLKEKGYTTVAFHGYKETFWNRNLMYKNMNIDKFYSEKDYKIDEKIGLGLSDKYFFNETLGKMKKIKEPYFSFIITLTSHFPYDATDKYGEFDVGEYEGTLLGNYIKSIHYADEQLGLFLNKLEKENILDNSIIAIYGDHYAIPRKNEKDLSNFLGKDIDELSWMELQKVPLIIHTPDEKLKGVNTAYCGQIDLYPTLANLLNIKNNIMFGRDILNNKNESVIFRNGSFTDGKVFYISPVNSYYDIQTHKKISETEELKSKKYNTINELNSSDNILKHDLLKNDKLN from the coding sequence ATGAAAAAATATAAAACATATTTATATCACTATTGGGATGTTATTTTATTTTTTATTATTATGCTCACAAAACTTTTAACTTATGGTAATAAACTTCAATTGAAATATTTTAAATATAGTACAATACTATATCCTTGTATTGCATCTATTCTTGTAGTAATAACTTTAAGTCTTATTTTAAAAAGAAAAATTAGATTTATTTTTCTTCTTTTATTTAATATTTTAATTTCTATTACTATTATAGGAGATTTAAATTATTATAGATATTTTAAAGATTTATTTTCCCTGCCTGTACTTATAAATAGTTTTCAACTAGGATCTGTTGGTTCCAGTGTATTGGAACTTTTTAATATTTGGGATCTAGTTTATATATTAGATATACTAATTCTTATTCCTTTATTTTTTATAATTAAAAAGAAAGGTATGCTACCTAAAAATAATCATAAATTTAATTATAAATTAATAATTATAATTTTAATTATCGCCATACCTATAGAATTTATAAATTTTTATAGACTATCCCAAGAACAACCAAGGCTCATTTCAACTATGTATAATAAGGTTTATATTGCGGAAAAGCTTGGAGTTTTAAACTATCATTATATTGACTTTTATTCTTCTAGTACAAACTTTATAAAAAGAAAATTACCTGCAAGTGCTAATAAAAAAGAAAAAATAAATAATGTTCTAGAAAAGAAAAATACATCCTATGAAACTTCTAAATATAAAGGTATGTATGAAGGCAAAAATGTAATACTTATACAGGTAGAGGCTTTGCAAAACTTTGTTATAAACAAAAAAATAAACAATAAAGAAATAACTCCAAATTTAAATAAATTTTTAAATAAATCTTTATACTTTAACAACTACTTTTATCAAATAGCTTCTGGAAGTACTTCTGATGCGGAATTTATAACTAATAATTCTTTACATCCAGCGTCTTCTGGTGCTGCTTACTTTTTATATTCAGGTAACCATTTTAATTCCCTGCCTTCAAAACTTAAAGAGAAGGGATATACTACAGTTGCCTTTCATGGATATAAAGAAACCTTTTGGAATAGAAACTTAATGTATAAAAATATGAATATTGATAAATTTTATAGTGAAAAAGATTATAAGATAGATGAAAAAATAGGCTTGGGACTCAGTGATAAATATTTTTTTAATGAAACTCTGGGAAAAATGAAAAAGATTAAAGAACCTTATTTTTCTTTTATTATAACTTTAACAAGCCATTTTCCTTATGATGCTACAGATAAATATGGAGAATTTGATGTAGGAGAATATGAAGGAACTCTTTTGGGAAACTATATTAAATCTATACATTATGCTGATGAACAATTAGGACTATTCTTAAATAAATTAGAAAAAGAAAATATTTTAGATAATTCTATAATAGCTATATACGGAGACCATTATGCTATACCACGAAAAAATGAAAAAGATTTATCTAATTTCCTAGGAAAAGATATAGATGAGTTAAGCTGGATGGAGCTTCAAAAGGTTCCCTTAATAATACACACTCCTGATGAAAAATTAAAAGGAGTAAATACTGCATATTGCGGTCAAATAGATTTATACCCTACATTAGCAAACTTATTAAATATAAAAAATAATATTATGTTTGGAAGAGATATTTTAAATAATAAAAATGAATCTGTAATCTTTAGAAATGGTTCTTTTACTGATGGAAAAGTATTTTATATATCTCCAGTGAATAGCTATTATGATATACAAACACATAAAAAAATAAGCGAAACTGAAGAATTAAAATCTAAAAAATATAATACTATAAATGAATTAAATTCTTCTGATAATATACTTAAACATGATCTTTTAAAAAATGATAAATTAAATTAA
- a CDS encoding DNA-binding protein: MLDKEEMKNSEEVENTEKVLEREEDKEVDKVDDFVEDEKTLENTKEEANDSIDEDKKEETVEQDLLKDKLSFLQYFKEGIKNTLGIFIVSIGGLAVVGLILRYIVGLYVKDAWAMLFIVYLVISLFYPYIKSKYHKKNK; this comes from the coding sequence ATGTTAGATAAAGAAGAAATGAAGAATTCTGAAGAAGTAGAAAATACAGAAAAAGTATTAGAAAGGGAAGAAGATAAAGAAGTAGATAAAGTTGATGACTTTGTAGAGGATGAAAAAACTTTAGAAAACACAAAAGAAGAAGCTAATGATTCTATAGATGAAGATAAAAAAGAAGAAACTGTAGAGCAAGATCTTTTAAAGGATAAATTAAGTTTTTTACAATATTTTAAAGAAGGAATAAAAAATACATTAGGAATTTTTATAGTATCTATAGGAGGATTAGCTGTAGTAGGATTAATTCTAAGATATATAGTAGGTTTATATGTTAAGGATGCTTGGGCAATGCTATTTATAGTATATTTAGTAATATCTTTATTCTATCCATACATAAAATCTAAATATCATAAAAAAAATAAATAG
- the rlmD gene encoding 23S rRNA (uracil(1939)-C(5))-methyltransferase RlmD, whose translation MRKGKEYEFLIEETEFPGTGIAQKDGLPVYIKGTIPGQKVLAKVTKKRREYAQAKLLEIIENVDYAIENKCPHFGQCGGCSTQYISYEKQLELKKTQLLKLFKNKGIEGFEFLGVEKSPEEYEYRNKMEFTFGDMEKGGDLTLGMHVKNRSFSIITVDNCEIVDKDFRNILTTVVNYFNKKELPKYRVMSHEGFLRNLVIRKAKNTGEILVNIVTTSQMGFDFKEIVDILLSGEYKGQIKGILHTINDTLSDVVQVDKLEVLYGRDYIIEELLGLKFKIAPEAFFQTNSKGAETLYSIVKDFLGDASSKVVFDLYCGTGTIGQIVAPRAKKVIGVELIEEAVKAANENAKLNGLNNCKFIAGDVAKVIKDVKHKPDIIILDPPRPGVHPVALEYVVKFAPKEIIYVSCNPKTLVNDLEYLIDNGYKLEKVKGMDMFPHTPHLETVVKLTKQN comes from the coding sequence ATGAGAAAAGGTAAGGAGTATGAATTTCTTATAGAAGAAACAGAATTCCCAGGAACAGGCATAGCACAAAAGGATGGTTTGCCGGTTTATATAAAAGGAACAATTCCAGGACAAAAGGTTTTAGCAAAGGTAACCAAGAAAAGAAGAGAATATGCTCAAGCTAAACTTCTAGAAATAATAGAAAATGTAGATTATGCAATAGAAAATAAATGTCCTCATTTTGGTCAATGTGGAGGATGCTCAACTCAATACATATCTTATGAAAAACAGTTAGAATTAAAGAAAACTCAATTATTAAAGTTATTTAAGAATAAAGGAATAGAAGGATTCGAATTTTTAGGGGTAGAAAAAAGTCCAGAAGAATATGAATATAGAAATAAGATGGAATTCACTTTTGGAGATATGGAAAAGGGCGGAGATCTTACTCTTGGTATGCATGTTAAAAATAGAAGTTTTTCTATTATAACTGTGGATAATTGTGAAATTGTGGATAAAGATTTTAGGAATATATTAACAACTGTGGTTAATTATTTTAATAAAAAAGAATTACCTAAATATAGAGTAATGAGTCATGAAGGTTTTTTAAGAAATTTAGTTATAAGGAAGGCTAAAAATACAGGAGAGATATTAGTAAACATTGTAACTACATCTCAAATGGGGTTTGATTTTAAAGAAATAGTAGATATATTATTAAGTGGAGAATACAAAGGCCAAATAAAAGGAATTCTTCATACTATAAATGACACCTTGTCTGATGTAGTTCAGGTAGATAAATTAGAAGTATTATATGGAAGAGACTATATAATAGAAGAATTATTAGGATTGAAATTTAAAATAGCTCCAGAAGCTTTTTTCCAAACAAATTCAAAGGGAGCAGAAACCTTATATAGCATAGTAAAAGACTTTTTAGGTGATGCTAGTTCAAAAGTAGTTTTTGACCTTTATTGTGGTACAGGAACTATAGGTCAAATAGTTGCACCAAGGGCTAAAAAAGTTATAGGTGTAGAATTAATAGAGGAAGCAGTTAAGGCAGCTAATGAAAATGCAAAATTAAATGGCTTAAATAACTGCAAATTTATAGCTGGAGATGTAGCAAAGGTTATAAAAGATGTAAAGCATAAACCAGATATAATTATATTGGACCCACCAAGACCAGGAGTACATCCAGTAGCTTTAGAATATGTGGTTAAATTTGCGCCTAAGGAAATAATATATGTATCTTGTAATCCAAAAACTTTAGTGAATGATTTAGAATATCTTATAGATAATGGATATAAATTAGAAAAGGTTAAGGGTATGGATATGTTCCCACATACACCACATTTGGAGACTGTAGTTAAGCTAACCAAGCAAAACTAA
- a CDS encoding TetR/AcrR family transcriptional regulator, translating to MAQQYTKKMIREVFIKMLNERPLNKITVKDIATSCEINRNTFYYYYTDIYALLSEIFQTELQTVIDEYNDTLSWEESFIVAAKFALENKTAVYHVYNSMQREELVNYIYNVSGNVMIRYIERVSDGISASLEDIKLIASFYQCALTEMVVQWIAAGMKEDPDTIIRRIGQLFDGNIELSLKRSANLNDI from the coding sequence TTGGCACAACAATACACCAAAAAAATGATTCGTGAAGTATTCATAAAGATGTTGAATGAGCGTCCACTTAACAAAATCACGGTTAAGGATATTGCTACATCATGTGAAATTAACAGAAATACTTTTTATTATTATTACACAGATATATATGCACTTCTATCAGAGATTTTCCAAACAGAACTTCAGACAGTCATTGATGAATATAATGATACACTTTCCTGGGAGGAGAGCTTTATTGTAGCTGCTAAATTTGCTTTAGAAAACAAAACAGCCGTTTATCATGTATATAATTCCATGCAGAGAGAAGAACTAGTGAACTATATATACAATGTATCAGGAAATGTGATGATTCGGTATATTGAAAGAGTAAGCGATGGTATCTCAGCTTCTTTGGAAGATATAAAACTAATTGCTTCATTTTATCAGTGTGCTCTTACTGAAATGGTAGTACAGTGGATTGCTGCCGGAATGAAAGAAGATCCAGATACTATCATCAGACGAATTGGGCAGCTTTTCGATGGAAACATTGAGTTATCCCTTAAGAGAAGTGCTAATTTAAATGATATATAG
- a CDS encoding oleate hydratase has translation MKLKTHDDRLTLTHGTYHALVNARKPKGIEDKKAYLIGTGIGALAAGCFLIRDAHMEGSKITFLEQLDIPGGSLDGQVRQNAGYVARGGREMGHCFEVLWSLFSSLPSTEDPNMTVLDHFYYTNYDDPNFSNCRITKNKGERYDNGKFNLGQDLAKELASFVNITDEELEDKAIEDVLSEELLNTDFWTYWRTMFAFENWHSALEMKLYMNRFIHHVGGLPSLSALQFSRHDQYTSFVKPMVKYLEDHGAKFEYGVTVDNVEFSITDDKKVAKKIVATDKTGKDISIDLTENDLVFITNGSMTEGSGYGDDNSPAPFNREPEGCWKLWRNIAAQSDEFGRPDKFCTDTEKSNWESCTVTCHDERVPEYIEKITKRSPYGGRTVTGGIVTALDSSWLMSWTINRQEQYYGQPEKDVLVWVYGLFSDVPGDYIKKPMRDCTGKEITKEWLYHIGVPTDKIEELAETCSAVPVMMPFITSQFMPRTAGDRPYVVPKNAVNFAFLGQFAETLDDPGRDTVFTIEYSGRTAMEAVYVLTGVEKGVPEVFGSRYDIRYLLNAGVCLLDGEKPKLDLPPMAKRKVLKQVAGTDIEKLLKEYGII, from the coding sequence ATGAAATTAAAGACACATGATGATAGACTTACACTTACACATGGAACTTATCATGCTTTAGTAAATGCAAGAAAACCTAAGGGAATTGAAGATAAAAAAGCTTATTTAATTGGTACTGGAATTGGAGCTTTGGCTGCTGGCTGTTTTTTAATTCGTGATGCTCATATGGAGGGCAGTAAGATTACTTTCTTAGAACAATTAGATATTCCTGGTGGATCTTTAGACGGTCAAGTTCGTCAGAATGCGGGATATGTAGCACGTGGCGGACGTGAAATGGGTCATTGTTTTGAGGTCTTATGGAGTTTGTTCAGTTCATTACCATCTACAGAAGATCCTAATATGACTGTTTTAGATCATTTTTATTATACAAACTACGATGATCCAAACTTTAGTAATTGTCGTATTACTAAAAATAAAGGTGAACGTTATGACAATGGCAAATTCAATTTGGGTCAAGACTTAGCAAAAGAATTAGCTTCATTTGTAAATATAACAGATGAAGAACTTGAAGATAAAGCTATTGAAGATGTTCTTTCTGAAGAACTTTTAAACACTGATTTCTGGACATATTGGAGAACAATGTTTGCTTTTGAAAATTGGCATAGTGCTTTAGAAATGAAATTATATATGAATCGTTTCATCCACCACGTTGGGGGATTGCCAAGTCTTTCTGCTCTACAATTTTCAAGACATGACCAATATACTTCATTTGTAAAACCTATGGTTAAATATTTAGAAGACCATGGTGCTAAATTTGAATATGGAGTTACTGTTGATAATGTTGAATTCTCAATTACAGATGATAAAAAGGTTGCAAAGAAAATAGTTGCAACAGATAAAACTGGAAAGGATATTTCTATTGATTTAACAGAAAACGACTTAGTATTCATTACTAACGGTTCTATGACTGAAGGTTCAGGATATGGTGATGACAATAGTCCTGCACCATTTAATAGGGAACCAGAAGGATGCTGGAAATTATGGAGAAATATAGCGGCTCAATCAGATGAATTTGGAAGACCAGATAAATTCTGTACAGATACAGAAAAATCTAATTGGGAATCTTGTACAGTAACTTGTCATGATGAACGTGTTCCTGAGTACATTGAAAAAATCACAAAACGCTCACCATATGGCGGACGTACTGTAACAGGCGGAATAGTTACAGCACTTGATTCTTCATGGTTGATGAGTTGGACAATAAATCGTCAAGAACAATATTATGGACAACCAGAAAAAGATGTTTTAGTTTGGGTATATGGTTTATTCTCTGATGTTCCTGGAGATTATATTAAAAAACCTATGAGAGATTGTACTGGTAAGGAAATCACAAAAGAATGGTTATATCATATAGGAGTTCCTACAGATAAAATTGAAGAATTAGCAGAAACATGTAGTGCAGTTCCTGTTATGATGCCATTTATCACATCTCAATTTATGCCTCGTACAGCTGGAGATCGTCCATACGTTGTACCAAAGAATGCAGTAAATTTTGCTTTCCTTGGACAATTTGCTGAAACATTAGATGATCCAGGTCGTGATACTGTATTTACTATAGAATATTCAGGACGTACAGCGATGGAAGCAGTATATGTTTTAACTGGAGTTGAAAAAGGAGTTCCTGAGGTATTTGGCTCAAGATATGATATCCGCTATTTATTAAATGCTGGTGTATGTTTATTAGATGGAGAAAAACCAAAACTTGATTTACCACCAATGGCTAAACGTAAAGTTTTAAAACAAGTAGCAGGAACAGACATTGAAAAGTTATTAAAAGAATATGGAATTATTTAA
- a CDS encoding VWA domain-containing protein, translating into MFEFDEQTLIEESKKHCEEFLQKEQRSLATFTGDSSLMYIPDSKLQRFILDSSKGVLYLPLESFLDRKLDDNQIMWHIYYELALYSDWKKQTKKYLDRKKEWQKEIDHMTSYIMNRIKKEGLENDLAYQPKVISNYARKEIFDFLHLLDKQVSFLRVLQMCPIYRDKENFEKIVLYMKKTGKTIESISQMPRHRAFANSFFIIELYKIEPKFEDCDENPFDRKIFNQPFFDFIHYQLVRQINKNQGIVERDPFIRSFIFPTFQQLWKQEIDEMMFYKSKGQKEEQVKGSENPFEQSESDEMPDSLESTQEEVEKILEEMMDQQDQISESVQSAMQGKVNLEAYGISQSDQQLFQFYSNKMKLEREQMRQFWKKLIGDAKKEVSVKKDGQMKGKLDVDSFIRFYPDFIEAEKKGNYKNLPIFNRYLLETQADILPERIEISFVIDNSGSMNPSKIEAARKALAVTLLSIDDFNGYLKSNAEQLNQKVEVLSETWFFGSKYYNVKEFNDKNMKEKETSDIIGSIVKLDATDGATDDASCFREISNRITSMQESELKKGKQIKIVFEITDGASSFPGSAKETVQELLSKNVEVYAFQIGKNSETNEKIFNFVWNEGYKQPRGVIIGEEVEKLPKELLKSVGKNIQSIFNN; encoded by the coding sequence ATGTTTGAATTTGATGAACAAACACTAATTGAAGAATCTAAAAAACATTGCGAAGAATTTCTACAAAAAGAACAACGCTCATTAGCCACATTTACAGGAGATTCTAGTTTGATGTATATTCCTGATTCAAAACTACAAAGATTTATATTGGACTCTTCCAAAGGTGTTTTGTACTTACCGCTGGAAAGTTTTCTAGATAGAAAATTAGATGATAATCAAATCATGTGGCATATATATTATGAACTAGCCTTATATTCTGATTGGAAAAAGCAAACTAAAAAATATTTGGATAGAAAAAAAGAGTGGCAGAAAGAAATTGATCACATGACAAGCTATATTATGAATAGGATAAAAAAAGAAGGACTGGAAAATGACCTTGCATATCAACCTAAAGTTATTTCTAATTATGCAAGAAAAGAAATTTTTGATTTCTTACATCTATTAGATAAACAGGTATCATTTCTAAGAGTTTTGCAGATGTGCCCCATATATAGGGATAAAGAGAATTTTGAGAAAATTGTTTTATATATGAAAAAAACAGGCAAAACCATTGAATCAATTTCTCAAATGCCTAGGCATAGAGCTTTTGCAAATAGTTTCTTTATTATTGAATTATATAAAATAGAGCCTAAATTTGAAGACTGTGATGAAAATCCATTTGATAGAAAGATTTTCAATCAACCTTTTTTTGATTTTATTCATTATCAATTAGTTAGACAGATAAATAAGAATCAAGGAATTGTAGAAAGAGACCCATTCATTAGATCTTTTATATTTCCAACTTTTCAGCAATTATGGAAGCAAGAAATTGATGAAATGATGTTCTATAAATCAAAAGGACAAAAAGAAGAGCAAGTTAAAGGGAGTGAGAATCCTTTTGAACAGTCAGAATCAGATGAAATGCCAGATTCACTAGAATCCACTCAAGAAGAGGTGGAAAAAATTTTAGAGGAAATGATGGATCAACAAGATCAAATAAGTGAAAGTGTGCAAAGTGCCATGCAAGGCAAGGTAAATCTAGAAGCTTACGGAATTAGCCAATCAGATCAGCAGTTGTTTCAATTTTATTCAAATAAAATGAAGTTAGAAAGAGAACAAATGCGTCAATTTTGGAAAAAGCTTATTGGAGATGCGAAAAAAGAAGTAAGTGTAAAAAAAGATGGTCAGATGAAGGGAAAACTGGATGTGGATAGTTTTATTAGGTTTTATCCAGATTTTATAGAAGCTGAAAAAAAAGGAAATTATAAAAATCTGCCGATTTTTAATAGATACTTATTAGAGACTCAAGCAGATATATTGCCTGAAAGAATAGAGATTTCTTTTGTAATAGATAATTCAGGATCAATGAATCCATCAAAAATTGAGGCGGCTAGAAAAGCTTTGGCAGTGACTTTGTTATCTATAGATGATTTTAATGGATATTTAAAAAGCAATGCAGAGCAATTGAATCAAAAAGTAGAAGTTTTAAGCGAAACTTGGTTTTTTGGAAGTAAGTATTATAATGTTAAAGAATTTAATGATAAAAATATGAAAGAAAAAGAAACAAGTGATATAATTGGCTCAATTGTAAAGCTAGATGCAACAGATGGAGCGACTGATGATGCAAGTTGTTTTAGAGAAATATCTAATAGAATTACGTCCATGCAGGAAAGTGAACTCAAAAAAGGAAAACAAATAAAGATAGTATTCGAAATTACAGATGGTGCATCAAGTTTTCCAGGATCAGCAAAAGAAACTGTACAAGAATTATTATCTAAAAATGTTGAAGTTTATGCATTCCAAATAGGAAAGAATAGTGAAACCAATGAAAAAATTTTTAACTTCGTATGGAATGAGGGATATAAACAACCACGCGGAGTAATAATTGGTGAAGAAGTAGAAAAACTACCAAAAGAATTGCTAAAATCTGTAGGCAAAAATATACAATCTATTTTTAATAATTAG